In Cydia pomonella isolate Wapato2018A chromosome 27, ilCydPomo1, whole genome shotgun sequence, a single genomic region encodes these proteins:
- the LOC133532702 gene encoding uncharacterized protein LOC133532702, with product MNRMKKHRIKEEKATTSSSSRRQEEHDLAYFIHDRVELMHQVFSVLKSKELKSLAPECVRRLSIDDLQELCLEELLGISSKRLCAILDGAEPPSDTDSSSQSAEQLETISLDSISSDDEILSQASGKKKKHKHRHSKKKRRKKSKSGDEGESRASRAGLTVLELLELQARARAIRAQLHQEPSKTAEPAAEPASSDNDEVLIKEEPAEVVEISSEDEKPDVKRLDQQIGTTTSQSNESEANHKNGDSKTVTKRINDLVITVPQSKPTRKIKLKRQKPTMTKETTSNNVAEKEKVETSTTVNNNATTNVKNAVTEPKKDSNVEAKNRSKKSKKKKKRVKEKQGSDEDEITIQLSDSEKMDLLEDLDAKNFDTVSSSDSDSSDDSENENQDDEKQNTSDTEKQADNLGNNKIDDTKIEIIAEPDGKKEGKNDDEIRGYVSKENEGTVEINDLPVINDDIRTSNDTKEDESSNVKVVTEIDIKSITIDDNNERVQDLSEAKTDDVQNEHNNEIVVECANIEKSDDKAESSSCIQTKSDGEISDRESSEVEASDVQPEVVCISDDEHKKKKKKKKDKKSKKEKKKSGFREKTDENFYKDKYAEDKEIPTTMIETIDDGDDDVYEYLEISDDSSCYEVEGVSVLSKEPTAEEIEAFSAKMDEIDLEKDETLIAIPNENLEVENDTNDLENVSWKDRYLGSKKVKRVLTTSNILNAIRKKNKELKQKLAEAKKAELAEKEAQKEKVDDTPTVEDGTIEQYETLVGSTKYVDPVKEVDTTEAKDTQNKEDSENKDNLSKEDESENVTKEMKKDAKQLLKMYKRLLKYNDINKQKDPNKKKKKKQKKNKEKEKVA from the exons aTGAACCGAATGAAGAAGCATAGAATCAAAGAAGAGAAAGCGACGACTTCCTCATCTAGTCGGAGACAGGAGGAGCATGATTTGGCGTATTTCATTCACGACAGAGTAGAGTTGATGCATCAAGTGTTTTCTGTTTTGAAATCGAAAGAACTCAAGTCTTTGGCCCCTGAGTGCGTCAGACGGTTATCTATAGACGATTTACAGGAGTTATGTTTGGAAGAA CTTCTAGGAATAAGTTCCAAACGACTATGCGCTATCCTGGACGGTGCGGAGCCCCCCTCAGACACAGACTCCTCTAGCCAGTCAGCCGAGCAGTTGGAGACCATCTCTCTCGACAGCATATCATCCGATGATGAGATACTGAGCCAAGCTAGTGGTAAAAAGAAAAAG CACAAGCACAGACATTCAAAGAAGAAACGCCGTAAGAAGTCAAAGTCGGGCGATGAGGGTGAAAGTCGAGCCTCACGCGCCGGCCTGACCGTGCTCGAGTTGCTCGAGCTACAGGCCCGAGCTCGAGCCATCCGCGCGCAGCTACACCAGGAGCCGTCCA aaaccgCCGAGCCAGCAGCGGAGCCCGCGAGCTCCGACAACGACGAGGTCCTCATCAAGGAGGAGCCGGCGGAAGTGGTGGAGATCAGCAGCGAAGACGAGAAACCGGACGTGAAGAGGCTCGACCAGCAGATTG GTACAACTACATCTCAATCTAATGAATCTGAGGCAAATCACAAGAATGGTGACTCAAAAACAGTGACTAAAAGGATAAACGATTTAGTAATAACAGTTCCACAATCCAAACCGACCCGGAAAATTAAACTGAAAAGGCAAAAGCCAACGATGACTAAAGAAACAACATCTAATAATGTAGCTGAAAAAGAAAAAGTTGAAACTAGCACTACTGTTAACAATAATGCTACAACTAATGTCAAAAACGCTGTAACAGAACCCAAAAAAGATAGCAATGTTGAAGCTAAAAACAGAAGTAAGAAGAgtaagaagaaaaagaagaggGTTAAAGAAAAACAAGGCAGTGACGAAGATGAAATAACTATTCAGTTATCGGATTCGGAGAAAATGGACCTGCTTGAAGATTTAGATGCAAAGAACTTCGATACTGTTAGCTCCAGCGATTCTGATAGTTCAGATGATAGTGAAAATGAAAACCAAGATGATGAAAAACAAAATACTTCTGATACTGAGAAACAGGCTGATAATTTAGGAAATAACAAAATTGATGACACTAAAATAGAAATTATAGCCGAACCTGATGGAAAGAAAGAAGGTAAAAACGATGATGAAATAAGAGGTTATGTGTCTAAAGAAAATGAAGGAACAGTAGAAATTAATGATTTGCCTGTTATAAATGATGATATTAGAACATCAAACGATACTAAAGAAGACGAATCTAGCAATGTAAAAGTGGTTACAGAAATTGACATAAAATCAATTACAATCGATGACAATAATGAGAGAGTTCAGGATTTAAGTGAAGCCAAAACAGATGATGTTCAAAATGAACATAATAATGAGATAGTCGTTGAATGTGCGAATATAGAGAAAAGTGACGATAAAGCGGAAAGCTCATCTTGTATACAAACAAAATCAGATGGTGAAATATCCGACAGAGAGAGCTCTGAAGTTGAAGCCTCGGATGTGCAACCGGAAGTAGTATGTATATCCGATGACGAGcacaagaagaagaaaaaaaagaaaaaagacaagaaatctaagaaagaaaaaaagaaatcgggttttcgggagaaaactgatgaaaacttttataaagataaatatgCGGAAGATAAAGAAATACCTACCACTATGATAGAAACAATAGATGATGGCGATGATGACGTGTATGAATATTTAGAAATTTCTGATGATTCATCTTGCTACGAAGTGGAGGGCGTGTCAGTTCTATCTAAGGAACCTACCGCAGAAGAAATAGAAGCATTTTCGGCTAAGATGGACGAAATTGACTTAGAAAAAGATGAAACACTGATAGCAATACCAAACGAAAACTTAGAAGTAGAAAACGATACTAATGACCTTGAAAATGTATCATGGAAAGATAGATACTTAGGAAGTAAGAAGGTAAAACGAGTATTGACTACATCGAATATACTAAATGCTATTAGAAAGAAGAATAAAGAGTTGAAACAGAAGTTAGCGGAAGCTAAGAAGGCAGAGTTGGCAGAGAAAGAAGCACAGAAAGAAAAAGTAGATGATACACCGACAGTTGAAGATGGTACTATTGAACAGTATGAAACTCTTGTAGGTTCTACCAAATATGTAGATCCAGTTAAGGAAGTAGACACAACAGAAGCTAAAGATACACAAAATAAAGAAGATTCTGAAAACAAAGATAATTTGAGCAAAGAAGATGAAAGTGAAAATGTCACAAAAGAAATGAAGAAGGACGCGAAACAGCTGCTTAAAATGTACAAGAGACTTCTGAAATATAATGATATTAATAAGCAAAAAGATCcgaataaaaagaaaaagaagaaacaaaagaaaaataaggaGAAAGAGAAAGTAGCTTAA
- the LOC133532700 gene encoding uncharacterized protein LOC133532700: protein MASKQIDIKTILEQFQKDVDYAISESSKKNQAHRSSDSIHGTTSDIRNENVGKITRTVTSKRLCDAKIEQEHNSDLKRPKRMSINDSELKFRCSFCSARFPSLTIVRDHTRACHRDENERRREGKSNHNSTKLKSVVGNGTTGSKLYQHLEKKSTFLFRCNACKFASVSYNHIIEHCQYHVVTSENPEVFVSRNSTRKCVISNAEFDVDFDTYNECKYGSDYAYTLIYCDYNLLKQDKWPGIVDDLPKPEIDMINCNSIYYFTRIVRLTSRKKVSSAPFMIFQCEKCLKYIDPHSVLAHVVENSCNKELAEFPCYECKRPFLDENTMYLHYKMHQAAVSSNMKFRTVFFNHKDDDFFNALLLKAAGVIMQNVLSRKKNALQKLLSDDAKAQLQVKISPAANILKANEHGLQNGPSGSNFPQLRLSCDKAKTQIQVKMSPQAKDVQKVTEGTSQNVPDWSKLARPTLSSDIIKTQENNSIPVKDIRKITELTQQNAPSSQLQRLLTSGAAKEPIQLKIVLERHDARSLLIPGTTIGVQNKTVSSKITSNIAKDTDKATTVYKCQCDLSFHELEYMFRHLGKCPSEKSARISCVCGLVFDEQQYQLHYGIHIQGFTKLNVKRITMCDEKILGINNKVNEKEKRELDYNQLCNKAISELINIIQNVASSLPHIRKIKTEVKEKIIENETRSAGSGDDLITKAMKSQGTMTERETLKSVGTDTNDLNISVLKSQGTMAMIGVQTVHEKNNELCNRKQVINTKLVCLGTDDLNKSVMKWHSQAQTSVEVNKEFSNTQQAGDTKSVDSVSDDLCISVMKSQSKIAIVVPEIQTAYAVNEVKNNMKDDAKTMLVRSGAGDMKTNTEAVQTEMSSSCFELNISNAREENNDRLTDDVNNTFMKPNENLSCGADNTDENQSMVETTIEAETKEYVTNKAQHSNDSTGNICEKNINISDTKHEDHNKTVIKECDQTQKSLNMDQENDAPETQTDNNKEYEKTSETNESENNKDVNETEQGSTDSKIYTEDELLNGPENPEMPIYFDVVEESLVTDDEGLILLYEDDETED, encoded by the coding sequence ATGGCATCTAAACAGATAGACATCAAAACTATATTGGAACAGTTTCAAAAAGATGTAGATTATGCTATTTCTGAATCATCAAAGAAGAATCAAGCACATAGAAGTTCAGACTCAATTCATGGGACAACTAGTGATATTAGAAATGAGAATGTCGGTAAGATAACTCGGACAGTAACATCGAAAAGACTATGTGATGCTAAAATAGAGCAGGAGCACAATTCAGATTTAAAGAGACCAAAAAGAATGTCTATTAATGACTCGGAATTGAAATTTAGATGCAGTTTTTGCTCCGCGAGATTCCCTTCTCTTACTATAGTAAGAGACCATACCAGAGCATGCCATAGAGACGAAAATGAACGGAGGAGAGAAGGAAAATCGAATCACAATAGCACTAAACTTAAATCTGTAGTAGGTAATGGTACAACAGGATCAAAGTTATACCAACACCTAGAGAAGAAATCAACATTTCTGTTTAGATGCAACGCTTGCAAATTTGCTAGTGTATCTTATAACCACATTATTGAACATTGCCAATATCATGTTGTCACATCTGAAAATCCAGAGGTGTTTGTCTCTAGAAACTCAACAAGGAAATGCGTAATATCTAATGCGGAATTTGATGTTGATTTTGACACATACAATGAATGTAAATATGGTTCAGATTATGCTTATACATTAATATATTGCGACTATAATCTTTTGAAACAGGACAAGTGGCCAGGCATTGTGGATGACTTACCGAAGCCAGAAATAGACATGATTAACTGtaatagtatatattatttcacacGAATTGTTCGCTTGACATCTCGGAAAAAGGTGTCATCTGCCCCATTTATGATCTTCCAATGTGAGAAATGTCTGAAATATATTGATCCACATTCCGTATTGGCACATGTCGTAGAAAACTCATGCAATAAAGAGCTTGCTGAATTCCCTTGTTATGAATGCAAGAGACCATTTCTTGATGAGAATACCATGTATCTACACTATAAGATGCATCAAGCTGCAGTCAGCTCTAATATGAAGTTCAGGACAGTATTTTTCAATCATAAAGATGATGATTTCTTTAATGCACTTTTACTAAAAGCAGCTGGGGTTATAATGCAAAATGTattaagtagaaaaaaaaatgcactgCAAAAACTATTATCTGATGATGCGAAGGCGCAACTTCAAGTAAAAATTAGCCCTGCCGCAAACATCCTAAAAGCTAATGAGCATGGCCTGCAAAATGGACCAAGTGGATCAAACTTTCCACAATTAAGACTGTCATGTGATAAAGCAAAGACACAAATTCAAGTAAAAATGAGCCCACAAGCTAAAGATGTTCAAAAAGTTACTGAAGGTACCTCTCAAAATGTACCAGATTGGTCAAAATTAGCACGACCAACACTGTCATCTGATATAATAAAGACACAAGAAAATAACAGCATCCCAGTAAAGGATATTCGAAAAATTACTGAGCTTACCCAGCAAAATGCACCAAGCTCACAACTACAGAGATTACTAACATCTGGTGCTGCAAAGGAACCAATTCAATTGAAAATTGTTCTTGAAAGACATGATGCTAGATCACTCCTTATTCCAGGAACTACAATTGGTGTTCAAAACAAAACTGTGTCATCTAAAATCACCAGTAATATTGCAAAAGATACAGATAAAGCAACTACAGTTTATAAATGCCAATGTGACTTATCCTTCCATGAATTGGAATATATGTTCAGACATCTGGGAAAATGCCCTTCAGAAAAGTCAGCCAGAATTTCTTGTGTTTGTGGGTTAGTTTTTGATGAACAGCAATATCAACTCCATTATGGTATTCATATCCAAGGTTTCACGAAACTGAATGTAAAAAGAATTACGATGTGTGATGAGAAAATATTAGGCATAAATAACAAAGTAAATGAAAAAGAAAAGAGAGAATTAGACTACAATCAACTTTGCAATAAAGCAATTTCGGAgcttataaatataatacaaaatgtAGCTTCAAGTTTGCCACATATTAGAAAGATCAAAACAGAGGTAAAGgagaaaataattgaaaatgaaaCACGGTCTGCTGGTTCAGGGGATGATTTAATTACAAAAGCTATGAAATCTCAAGGAACAATGACTGAAAGGGAAACACTGAAGTCAGTGGGGACAGACacaaatgatttaaatatatcagTGTTAAAATCTCAAGGAACTATGGCTATGATAGGAGTACAAACTGTTCATGAAAAGAATAATGAACTTTGCAATAGAAAACAAGTTATTAATACTAAGTTGGTGTGTTTAGGGACAgatgatttaaataaatcagTCATGAAATGGCACAGTCAGGCACAAACTAGTGTTGAAGTGAATAAAGAATTTAGTAATACACAACAAGCTGGTGATACAAAGTCAGTTGATTCTGTGTCAGATGATTTATGTATATCAGTTATGAAATCTCAAAGTAAAATTGCTATTGTTGTACCAGAAATACAAACTGCTTATGCGGTaaatgaagtaaaaaataatatgaaagaCGATGCTAAAACAATGTTAGTTCGTTCAGGAGCTGGTGATATGAAGACTAACACAGAAGCAGtacaaacagaaatgtcaaGCAGTTGTTTTGAACtaaatatttcaaatgcaaGAGAAGAAAATAATGATAGATTAACAGATGATGTGAACAATACATTTATGAAACCAAATGAAAATCTCAGTTGTGGCGCAGATAATACAGACGAAAATCAGTCCATGGTTGAAACTACAATCGAAGCAGAGACGAAAGAATATGTTACAAACAAAGCTCAACATAGTAATGATTCCACTGGAAATATTTgtgagaaaaatataaatattagtgACACAAAACATGAAGATCACAACAAAACAGTGATTAAAGAATGTGATCAAACACAAAAGTCACTCAACATGGATCAAGAGAATGACGCACCCGAAACACAGACTGATAACAACAAGGAATATGAAAAAACCAGTGAAACAAATGAAtctgaaaacaataaagatGTGAATGAAACTGAGCAAGGCAGTACGGATAGTAAAATTTATACGGAAGATGAATTGCTGAATGGACCAGAAAATCCTGAAATGCCTATTTACTTTGATGTTGTCGAAGAATCACTGGTGACTGATGATGAAGGTCTAATACTACTTTATGAAGATGATGAAACGgaagattaa
- the LOC133532703 gene encoding RNA pseudouridylate synthase domain-containing protein 1-like, with amino-acid sequence MKMSIPKLYQSEDYLIVNKPYDMYINSEDENEKNSVTYNIAKHDSHHSTSSDPLHFVHRLDYATSGVLCIAKNKRASAIAGKLFEKRETKKYYLAVVRGHVEFELCDIEYSVGTDALTASSSHKMVAVTSLPETAVTTAVHPRPAHTRMLLLETGYYCNDPVSVILLKPVTGRRHQLRVHCAAIGHTILGDYTYSNTEDSAPHRMFLHAMRLILPLPQETLDIQTSEPFFSDEKFSSKYRSLRKLHTFWSKNEFMKVCDATDQPLTIGVKYKIFKTHTNYDSSSFTDKKDKQ; translated from the exons ATGAAAATGTCTATTCCTAAATTGTACCAAAGCGAGGACTATTTGATTGTAAATAAGCCGTATGACATGTACATAAACTCAGAAGATGAAAACGAAAAG AATTCAGTTACCTACAACATCGCCAAACATGACTCTCACCATTCTACATCCTCAGATCCATTGCATTTTGTTCACCGCCTCGATTACGCTACCAGTGGTGTATTATGTATAGCAAAAAATAAACGCGCATCAGCCATCGCAGGCAAATTATTTGAGAAACGAGAAACTAAAAAATACTACTTAGCGGTTGTTAGAGGCCATGTAGAATTTGAATTATGCGATATTGAATATTCGGTGG GTACTGACGCTTTAACAGCATCATCGTCGCACAAAATGGTGGCGGTTACATCGCTGCCTGAAACTGCAGTAACTACAGCGGTGCATCCACGACCGGCGCATACTCGTATGCTTCTCTTAGAAACTGGTTACTATTGCAACGATCCCGTTAGTGTGATATTGTTGAAACCTGTCACTG GTCGTCGGCACCAGCTGCGCGTACACTGTGCTGCCATTGGGCACACAATACTTGGTGACTACACTTACAGTAATACCGAAGATTCGGCACCACATCGAATGTTTTTACATGCAATGAG GTTGATCTTACCTTTACCACAAGAGACACTGGATATTCAAACATCAGAACCATTTTTCTCGGACGAAAAGTTCTCTTCAAAATATCGCTCTTTGCGCAAATTACACACGTTCTGGAGTAAAAATGAATTTATGAAAGTTTGTGACGCTACAGATCAGCCACTTACGATaggtgtaaaatataaaatatttaagacaCATACAAATTACGATTCTAGCTcgtttactgataaaaaagataaacaatAG